The following coding sequences lie in one Enterococcus sp. 9E7_DIV0242 genomic window:
- a CDS encoding WxL domain-containing protein: MKKQFITTALLAVCTAGIAVGTIEASAKDYSGKSDSKVEFESGTIVIPPVTPPVDPPITPPDTDFGLLYVPKEFNFKKTAVPATPTALTINIDSTVESVAGANPTTKHVAMADLRGTYVGWKLEAKMTELEGTTDSTRKLTGATITMSQALKEVTDPATNTISDVVSTAQQPTAVTGVTLTTTNTRILTGDATKGQGYWAGELTNIQLNIPASVSPVANETYKGTVDWTLTDSI, encoded by the coding sequence ATGAAAAAGCAGTTTATCACAACTGCACTGTTGGCCGTCTGTACAGCAGGAATTGCTGTAGGAACAATTGAGGCAAGTGCGAAGGATTATTCAGGAAAGTCCGATTCTAAAGTAGAATTTGAGAGCGGGACCATTGTTATTCCACCAGTTACACCACCAGTTGATCCACCTATTACACCACCTGATACAGATTTTGGATTGCTGTATGTCCCGAAAGAGTTTAATTTTAAGAAAACAGCCGTTCCAGCAACACCAACTGCATTGACAATCAACATAGATTCTACCGTTGAATCAGTAGCAGGAGCAAATCCAACAACAAAGCATGTTGCAATGGCCGATTTGAGAGGAACCTATGTCGGTTGGAAATTGGAAGCAAAAATGACCGAGCTTGAAGGAACAACTGACAGTACACGTAAACTTACAGGCGCAACGATCACAATGAGTCAAGCACTTAAGGAAGTCACAGACCCAGCAACAAATACAATTTCGGATGTGGTATCAACTGCACAACAACCAACTGCAGTCACAGGAGTGACATTGACGACGACAAACACACGTATTTTAACAGGTGATGCAACAAAAGGACAGGGGTATTGGGCTGGCGAATTAACAAATATTCAATTAAACATTCCAGCTTCTGTTTCACCAGTAGCAAATGAAACGTACAAAGGAACGGTAGACTGGACATTGACAGATTCAATTTAG
- a CDS encoding AI-2E family transporter, with product MNKEKSRWQRFLGGGNLLFTLAVLCLIAILIFLFHTISFIFNPLWVIFITVLPPAVFGIVIYYLLNPIVKRLDKKMPRVWIIAGLYILILALLFLGGLQIFPMIQKQTEELIEQFPTFLNDFQKSAEAFVAKTPFASEFSQATESLENIWNKISGVAGDYLQKGAQGLGNVFSAVSTTFLTLFTGPIIAFFLLKDKEKFYQTLKRMFPPVFRNDFDELSQIINIQIGDYLKGQIIASLVLGVMYLPTFLLIGMPFGGILALAAGILCIIPYIGPFIAFIPGLIIAFQDSSFMGIKFLIVWFVIQLLHGDLVVPRVMGDKLKIHPITILLVLLVMGDLLGLVGVIFGIPIYCLLKVFVIYLFRKFKQRYNRFYGEKGKYEETEFTKDEYLK from the coding sequence ATGAACAAAGAGAAGAGCCGTTGGCAACGTTTCTTAGGGGGTGGAAATTTACTATTTACCCTAGCAGTATTGTGTCTCATTGCGATACTGATTTTTCTATTTCACACAATCTCATTTATTTTCAACCCATTATGGGTCATTTTTATCACTGTTCTTCCTCCGGCAGTTTTCGGAATTGTTATTTATTATTTACTGAATCCTATTGTTAAACGCTTGGATAAAAAAATGCCTCGTGTCTGGATCATCGCCGGGCTGTACATCCTTATTTTGGCCTTGTTATTCTTAGGTGGACTACAAATCTTCCCAATGATTCAGAAACAGACCGAAGAGTTGATTGAACAATTTCCAACTTTTCTAAATGATTTTCAAAAGAGCGCAGAAGCATTCGTGGCAAAAACACCATTTGCAAGCGAGTTTAGTCAAGCGACAGAGTCTTTAGAAAATATTTGGAATAAAATCAGCGGCGTCGCAGGTGACTATCTGCAAAAGGGGGCTCAAGGTTTGGGGAATGTATTTTCTGCTGTGTCTACTACCTTCCTGACCTTATTTACCGGACCAATCATTGCGTTCTTTCTACTAAAGGATAAAGAAAAATTTTATCAAACATTGAAACGCATGTTTCCTCCGGTGTTTCGCAATGATTTTGATGAACTCAGCCAAATTATTAATATTCAGATCGGTGACTATTTAAAAGGACAGATTATTGCTTCTCTTGTTTTAGGTGTCATGTATCTGCCGACCTTCCTATTAATTGGTATGCCTTTTGGCGGAATATTGGCTCTGGCCGCTGGGATTTTATGTATCATTCCTTATATCGGTCCTTTTATCGCATTTATTCCTGGACTAATCATTGCCTTTCAGGATTCGTCCTTCATGGGGATCAAATTTTTGATTGTCTGGTTTGTCATTCAATTACTTCATGGTGATTTGGTTGTCCCTCGTGTAATGGGTGATAAACTGAAAATCCATCCGATTACGATTCTGCTCGTTTTACTGGTCATGGGTGATTTATTAGGACTTGTAGGGGTCATTTTCGGAATTCCGATTTATTGTCTGCTCAAGGTTTTCGTTATTTATCTTTTCCGTAAATTTAAACAGCGTTACAATCGTTTTTATGGAGAAAAAGGGAAGTATGAAGAGACTGAATTTACGAAGGATGAGTATTTGAAATAG
- a CDS encoding WxL domain-containing protein: MNRKQYCKKLFGWLFLLVTLIGGSYLFTPSELSAKESTREKPIEQSELPTMDMDARSAIQPFAITLPTTPRYSGYDDAFDMKYQLLKHDGTPAVGVPYEYEVVKYYPTLTDFPGIENLQGMRVIADIGGTKSGVSDDNGIITLAQLNGNDGQGMMVRALRIGNLGVYTELNITPEPASGFSTQTEYVAEIFFSPTSTPNFARMNKYVKWDYLETASNGTSFIGYDYQGDYLKSRWKNLPAGDNQNYINKEWAAQAYSAISNYTLEDSPIKLFYQRPYIEEAFVDPEGTPITPPANFEQNKRTLYESIPFSHTMERVPTSYEINGETYVYRGYRAGSIFNAATPLKYGNPPTHSIDAYESATIFLVYEKGTPITVTESYYTDEGAKLTGVSDQINEVISGSEFTSTPQAKIADTQGESWVYQGWLTENQTPGVDTPNTSPVSLPAVTASQTLKYVYTAERAVGTITVRPDNAFAAVGETIRWIGTLTNTSDVPMEGIMLGKELFSSLTYVTESTKIDNVAVSDTVWTVPLAQTLAPGASLEITFNTKTLGDVGDDCYLELSAEGNFDSIKAKNVVELRSTSGAFTLQPVTTPIESGDVVIWRGTLKNTGNVEMNTIQLSRTLQGVVEPELFSYEANSTKINNISQADQVWFPDNPLTNRLAPGEELTIEFQTRLKGVPDKDYQVAIQVSGNFTSLTTQATAQIKKGKGSVVLIPSKKLVVTGDVIKWTAVVTNSNTIALRDIRLAMQLTSGSSTLTYKPGSTTINYMSVNDDLWTTEELGQPINPSQEMYITFETIVNGIGNTVVEAGITLTGNFDSMTASDFVRIEDADHFDFSKIEDIGLKNLPKRFDFGRANISAAAQKKDLSAAAYTTDTLSNGLYVRIFDDRVDGSTTGWRMNLSLEQFKNAAGTEQLPTATAIEVSGVTLKEVVDRDTDDETLVPVTGTNSPSLTSGSTLRLPSDGSSMELMQAETGKGKGMWQVILPAEQIKLAIPANVGKINTEYQSVLNWTLIDAF; this comes from the coding sequence ATGAATAGGAAGCAGTATTGCAAGAAGTTGTTTGGGTGGCTGTTTTTGCTTGTGACGCTGATTGGCGGGAGCTACCTGTTCACCCCTTCTGAGTTGTCTGCCAAGGAAAGTACGCGTGAAAAACCTATTGAACAAAGTGAACTACCAACCATGGATATGGATGCACGATCAGCTATCCAGCCGTTTGCTATCACCCTACCTACTACGCCACGATATTCTGGTTACGATGATGCCTTTGATATGAAGTACCAATTGCTGAAACATGATGGGACTCCGGCAGTTGGCGTACCTTATGAATATGAAGTAGTCAAATATTATCCTACATTGACTGATTTTCCCGGAATAGAAAATCTTCAGGGAATGAGAGTAATTGCTGACATAGGGGGGACAAAAAGTGGCGTTTCTGATGATAACGGGATTATCACGTTAGCTCAGTTAAATGGTAATGATGGGCAAGGAATGATGGTTCGAGCACTAAGAATCGGTAATCTTGGTGTTTATACAGAGTTGAATATTACACCGGAACCTGCCAGTGGTTTTTCTACCCAAACGGAATATGTAGCTGAAATTTTCTTTTCTCCAACGTCTACTCCGAATTTTGCCCGCATGAATAAATATGTGAAGTGGGACTATTTGGAGACAGCATCCAATGGAACAAGCTTCATTGGTTATGACTATCAAGGTGACTATTTAAAATCGCGATGGAAAAATCTACCTGCTGGAGATAATCAGAATTATATCAATAAAGAGTGGGCAGCACAGGCTTATTCGGCAATTAGTAATTACACTTTAGAGGATAGTCCAATCAAGCTTTTTTACCAACGACCTTATATCGAAGAAGCCTTTGTCGATCCTGAAGGGACACCGATCACACCACCTGCTAATTTTGAACAGAATAAGCGAACCTTATATGAGTCGATTCCGTTTTCACACACGATGGAAAGGGTTCCAACAAGCTATGAGATCAATGGAGAGACCTACGTTTATCGCGGCTATCGAGCAGGTTCGATTTTCAATGCTGCGACACCTCTAAAATACGGGAATCCACCGACTCATTCGATCGATGCGTACGAATCAGCCACGATCTTTCTCGTGTATGAAAAAGGGACACCAATCACTGTGACGGAAAGTTATTATACAGATGAAGGTGCAAAGCTGACCGGCGTATCGGATCAGATCAATGAGGTAATTTCTGGTTCAGAATTTACAAGTACTCCCCAAGCAAAGATCGCAGACACTCAAGGGGAAAGCTGGGTTTATCAAGGCTGGTTGACAGAAAATCAGACGCCAGGTGTGGATACACCGAATACATCACCTGTTAGCTTGCCCGCAGTTACTGCGAGTCAAACGCTCAAGTATGTTTATACTGCGGAACGTGCTGTTGGAACAATAACAGTAAGACCTGATAATGCATTCGCAGCAGTGGGGGAAACGATTCGTTGGATTGGAACCTTAACAAATACTAGCGATGTGCCGATGGAAGGAATTATGCTAGGAAAAGAACTGTTTTCCAGTTTAACCTATGTGACTGAGTCAACGAAAATAGATAATGTCGCTGTGTCAGATACGGTTTGGACTGTTCCTTTAGCACAGACCTTGGCTCCTGGTGCGTCACTTGAAATAACTTTTAATACGAAAACGTTAGGGGATGTTGGAGATGATTGTTATCTTGAGCTATCCGCTGAAGGGAATTTTGATTCAATAAAAGCTAAAAATGTTGTGGAACTGAGGAGTACATCAGGAGCTTTTACGTTGCAGCCAGTGACAACTCCTATTGAATCTGGTGATGTCGTCATTTGGCGTGGAACGTTGAAGAATACCGGAAATGTAGAGATGAACACGATTCAATTAAGTCGTACCTTGCAGGGCGTGGTAGAACCTGAACTCTTTTCTTATGAAGCAAATAGTACGAAAATCAATAATATTTCTCAAGCAGATCAAGTTTGGTTCCCTGACAATCCATTAACCAATAGACTAGCACCAGGGGAAGAGCTGACAATTGAGTTTCAAACAAGGCTTAAGGGAGTACCGGATAAGGACTATCAAGTCGCCATTCAAGTTTCCGGGAATTTTACGTCTCTTACTACACAAGCAACAGCTCAGATTAAGAAGGGGAAGGGGAGTGTGGTTTTAATCCCCTCGAAGAAGCTTGTAGTAACAGGAGATGTAATTAAATGGACGGCAGTTGTTACGAATAGTAATACTATAGCGTTGAGAGATATTCGTTTGGCAATGCAGCTGACTTCTGGAAGTAGTACGCTTACCTATAAGCCGGGGAGTACAACGATTAACTATATGAGCGTAAATGATGATCTTTGGACGACAGAAGAACTTGGACAACCAATCAATCCATCACAGGAGATGTATATTACTTTTGAAACAATAGTTAATGGTATAGGAAATACGGTTGTAGAGGCTGGTATAACATTGACTGGGAATTTTGACAGCATGACTGCTAGCGACTTTGTACGTATCGAAGATGCTGATCATTTCGACTTTTCAAAAATAGAAGATATTGGATTAAAAAATTTACCAAAGCGTTTTGATTTTGGTCGTGCGAACATTTCAGCAGCCGCTCAAAAAAAGGATTTATCTGCAGCTGCTTATACGACGGATACACTATCCAACGGGTTATATGTCCGGATTTTCGATGATCGCGTTGATGGTTCGACAACAGGTTGGCGAATGAATCTCAGTCTTGAACAATTTAAAAATGCTGCAGGAACAGAGCAGCTGCCAACAGCGACAGCGATAGAAGTATCCGGTGTTACCCTAAAGGAAGTGGTTGACCGAGA
- a CDS encoding DUF916 domain-containing protein, with protein MKVKLYHREKQFLICLLFFFFLGSVPSKVSASDEQTTGSGAEKFAAFTIKPRLPENQMDAHIRYFYLHVQPNQEQELEIEVINRSNQAELYTVALHSAGTNANGLLTYEEGNELVESNEAVSIQQLVTVETKELKVEPGTIGIAKLKLKIPNHALKGLVLGGISIRPKLKEEEQGSGMSVGNTYGYVSGIALKSDKDYLNQGLEAIELYNVEPVIDAGKKLLTASLLNPLPQVFGEFSISGKLIDLGNNETITERTMEECRIAPHTLFPFQLDWGMEEVRAGKYRFEAIVTGKEETSKKWEFSREFEISSKKANEMNEDTSFKLIVPQWFILCFCILALLTITLLAGLVVRSNRQKKKFKKRKKKKE; from the coding sequence ATGAAAGTAAAGCTATATCATCGGGAAAAGCAATTTTTGATTTGTCTTCTCTTCTTTTTCTTTTTAGGAAGTGTCCCCTCTAAAGTTTCTGCATCAGACGAGCAAACAACAGGCTCAGGTGCTGAAAAATTTGCGGCATTTACAATCAAGCCAAGGCTTCCGGAAAATCAGATGGATGCACATATCCGTTATTTCTATTTGCACGTACAGCCCAATCAAGAACAAGAGTTGGAAATAGAAGTGATCAATCGAAGCAATCAAGCAGAGCTCTACACAGTGGCGCTTCATTCAGCTGGAACGAATGCGAATGGGTTGCTTACCTATGAAGAGGGGAATGAACTGGTCGAGTCAAATGAGGCCGTGTCCATTCAACAATTGGTTACAGTTGAAACCAAAGAATTGAAAGTGGAACCTGGCACAATAGGTATAGCGAAATTGAAGCTCAAAATACCCAATCATGCACTCAAGGGGCTTGTTCTCGGTGGAATCAGTATTCGACCAAAGTTGAAAGAAGAAGAGCAAGGAAGTGGGATGTCTGTAGGGAATACGTATGGCTATGTTTCTGGAATTGCTTTGAAGTCAGATAAAGATTATCTTAATCAAGGCCTAGAAGCCATCGAGCTTTACAATGTTGAACCAGTAATCGATGCTGGCAAGAAATTGCTGACAGCGAGTCTTCTAAATCCATTGCCACAGGTGTTTGGTGAGTTTTCTATCAGTGGGAAACTGATCGACTTAGGAAACAATGAGACAATAACCGAACGAACGATGGAGGAATGCCGGATTGCCCCCCATACACTTTTTCCTTTTCAATTGGATTGGGGAATGGAGGAGGTCAGAGCCGGCAAGTATCGATTTGAAGCAATTGTCACAGGAAAAGAAGAGACTAGTAAAAAATGGGAATTCAGTAGAGAATTCGAGATTTCTTCAAAGAAAGCAAATGAAATGAATGAGGATACTTCCTTTAAGCTGATTGTTCCTCAATGGTTCATCCTTTGTTTTTGTATTCTGGCACTGTTGACTATCACATTACTTGCAGGACTGGTCGTACGATCGAATCGGCAGAAGAAGAAATTCAAGAAGCGAAAAAAGAAAAAAGAATAG
- a CDS encoding helix-turn-helix domain-containing protein → MYKNRFNTIMLDKISLEKLKLYQELQTYQENIYSIHFISTMQKMSYSKLKQLLTELSVDLKTIDKDTYPLLTSTNQIFIHGWMPNTESYYLYLIKKSIPYLFLVECLLNQVSTLQEFSTKYFISSSTVRRRLVNLHDYLHTMDLQINFSKMKLIGDERLIRITFLLFLWLGDRGKHPQLQHFQIEETEKLSSVTRLSPYHDYPTAQSMTRHYAEIAAQRIKGKHFVTDTPKYDTVLKNNLSPNYSECISILEVPKEKQLAEARFLAWLSFYGPSFYYENDLLFHSLEELLQKEGSIEYLFNSKVLTPLLTELFGSKKMIKKQVIRMNMVNIFFSYAVFQCNTPTFSSLTCTFLYKDNPLFQELCHTIKKRLSALSKHRHFFWMNRCLTELTQSFAILLFPEYERLERKYVLHVSILYESSFTFFQKLDTFLAGIPFVDNHPFDETQLDTIDFVISSSETLAENIDPDKVIVFPFPNDQKYLYELLGELSTLYSKKIKGPLLEPLVT, encoded by the coding sequence ATGTATAAAAATAGATTCAATACCATTATGTTGGATAAAATAAGTTTAGAAAAACTGAAACTGTACCAAGAGCTGCAAACCTATCAGGAAAACATTTACTCGATACATTTCATTTCCACAATGCAAAAAATGTCTTATTCAAAATTAAAACAGCTGTTAACAGAACTCTCCGTTGACTTAAAGACGATCGATAAGGATACATACCCTTTACTCACATCAACAAATCAGATTTTCATACATGGCTGGATGCCAAATACCGAAAGCTATTATCTGTATTTGATCAAAAAAAGCATCCCGTATTTATTTTTAGTCGAATGCTTACTTAATCAGGTTTCAACACTTCAAGAGTTCTCAACAAAATATTTTATTAGCTCTTCAACCGTTCGAAGAAGATTGGTAAATCTACATGACTATCTCCATACAATGGACCTGCAAATCAACTTTTCCAAAATGAAACTGATAGGGGATGAACGGTTGATCCGGATTACTTTTCTCCTATTTTTATGGCTGGGAGACAGAGGAAAACACCCACAGCTGCAACATTTTCAAATAGAAGAAACAGAAAAATTATCTAGTGTTACGCGACTCTCTCCCTACCATGATTATCCAACAGCTCAAAGTATGACACGACACTATGCAGAAATCGCTGCCCAACGGATCAAAGGTAAGCATTTCGTTACCGACACTCCAAAGTATGATACGGTGTTAAAAAACAACCTTTCGCCTAACTATTCTGAGTGCATAAGTATTTTGGAGGTCCCAAAAGAGAAGCAGCTTGCCGAAGCTAGATTTCTTGCATGGCTTTCTTTCTATGGCCCTTCCTTCTATTACGAAAATGATTTGCTTTTCCATAGTTTGGAGGAATTACTCCAAAAAGAAGGGAGTATTGAGTACTTGTTCAATTCAAAAGTGCTTACCCCCTTACTAACTGAGCTTTTTGGCTCAAAGAAAATGATTAAAAAACAAGTAATACGAATGAATATGGTCAATATTTTTTTCAGCTATGCTGTCTTTCAATGCAACACACCTACATTCTCATCCTTAACTTGTACTTTTTTATACAAAGACAATCCGTTATTTCAGGAACTTTGTCATACCATAAAAAAAAGACTGTCTGCTCTTTCCAAACACAGACATTTCTTTTGGATGAATAGATGTTTAACAGAGTTAACGCAAAGCTTTGCGATTCTCCTTTTCCCAGAGTACGAACGCTTGGAACGAAAATATGTATTACATGTCTCTATCCTATATGAAAGCAGCTTCACCTTTTTCCAAAAGCTGGATACTTTTTTAGCCGGTATCCCTTTTGTTGACAATCATCCCTTCGATGAAACCCAACTGGATACTATAGATTTTGTTATTTCATCTTCGGAAACATTGGCAGAAAATATTGATCCTGACAAAGTTATTGTCTTTCCATTCCCCAATGATCAAAAATACCTGTACGAACTCTTAGGAGAACTGAGTACACTTTATTCGAAAAAGATCAAAGGACCCTTGCTAGAGCCGCTAGTGACGTAG